One genomic segment of Methanothermobacter wolfeii includes these proteins:
- a CDS encoding GNAT family N-acetyltransferase — translation MIKREFGFDYIPEYHRDIVNLEEYYLEPERNTFLLACIGDRLVGTLGLRAYDREFKGLNYDPERTASLWRVFVHEDCRKMGVASYLVEIAESFAAEKGYTRIYLHTHKHVEGALEFWLSKGYSIVIDTDNELGTVHMEKSLNRSSMGNQDFSGTCSTIKRGGTGHQMTFF, via the coding sequence ATGATAAAGAGGGAGTTCGGTTTTGATTACATACCCGAGTACCACAGGGACATAGTCAACCTTGAAGAATACTACCTGGAACCTGAAAGGAACACCTTCCTCCTTGCCTGCATTGGTGACAGGCTGGTTGGAACCCTCGGCCTCCGCGCCTATGACCGTGAATTCAAGGGCCTCAATTACGACCCTGAAAGGACGGCCAGCCTCTGGAGGGTCTTTGTGCATGAGGACTGCAGGAAGATGGGTGTTGCATCATACCTTGTGGAAATTGCAGAATCCTTTGCAGCAGAGAAGGGCTATACCCGTATCTACCTTCACACTCATAAACACGTTGAGGGTGCCCTTGAATTCTGGCTCTCAAAGGGTTACAGCATAGTTATTGACACTGACAATGAACTTGGAACCGTCCACATGGAAAAGTCCCTTAACAGGAGTTCAATGGGAAACCAGGATTTCAGTGGAACCTGTTCTACCATAAAAAGAGGAGGAACAGGGCATCAGATGACATTTTTTTGA
- a CDS encoding DUF3194 domain-containing protein: protein MTLRRLSRRDLDEISIFLHNTVSEYILQRVPRKEIVDLDVSVRVEYDDELSVDISAEVYLDELSDADPSIVDEAVDLAYERLEDILEDYRE, encoded by the coding sequence TTGACTCTGAGACGGTTATCCCGGAGGGATCTGGATGAGATATCCATTTTCCTCCATAACACTGTTTCTGAATACATATTACAGAGGGTGCCGAGGAAGGAAATAGTCGACCTTGACGTCTCTGTCAGGGTTGAATATGATGATGAACTCAGTGTTGATATCAGTGCTGAGGTCTACCTGGATGAACTCTCCGATGCAGATCCCTCCATAGTTGATGAGGCGGTTGACCTGGCCTATGAGAGGCTTGAGGACATCCTTGAGGATTACAGGGAATAA
- a CDS encoding prefoldin subunit beta yields the protein MELPQNVQHQLAQFQQLQQQAQAISVQKQTVEMQINETQKALDELSKAADDAEVFKSSGNILIKVDKDEITEELQEKLETLQLREKTIERQEERVMKKLQEMQVNIQEAMKGAGINPGMGN from the coding sequence ATGGAACTTCCACAGAATGTACAGCATCAGCTGGCTCAGTTCCAGCAGCTGCAGCAGCAGGCACAGGCAATATCTGTGCAGAAACAGACGGTTGAAATGCAGATTAATGAGACACAGAAGGCCCTTGATGAACTTTCCAAGGCTGCAGATGATGCAGAGGTATTCAAGAGCTCAGGGAACATCCTCATCAAGGTTGATAAGGATGAGATTACAGAGGAGCTCCAGGAAAAACTTGAAACCCTACAGTTAAGGGAGAAGACCATTGAGAGGCAGGAAGAACGCGTCATGAAGAAACTCCAGGAGATGCAGGTTAACATCCAGGAGGCAATGAAGGGCGCTGGAATCAACCCGGGGATGGGTAATTAA
- a CDS encoding cobaltochelatase subunit CobN, with product MNYENQFKLLLKNFTVMNGGTWPSAWEPSAPVTLPAEMLYRDGRVFTSLAEYLAAYPLNPSRPTIGIAGLDSVLLLGDMAHFDSIIAKLTARGMNVIPVVGAYSGVNGTQPLNIYSAMVKFFTYDPADPSRVVTAAEYEANRDYYRYRIDALVSFTTFTLGSGFVNQTAALLEKMNVPVFRAMISTKREEGEWLLSDDGLLWSDTYYQIAIPETQGIIEPIFVAAPAKSIDPVTGVEIVAYTPIEEQMDYLADRIGNWVRLKYLTNSEKKIALIYYNYPPGKGNIGASYLNVPETIVEILKALQSAGYSVSGFPSTADDLVRLLVERGINVAIWAPGELERLADEPQIILWDADEYYAWFQTLNPVARKQVIEGPVGYIEEMVRLALDYISSDTAYTAAIKTIDKWTPEMISLANSYPEKAQQAVRLIGNMTEALKAVLENAKTGKSTEASWNLFYQFKNEFQSLSVPGFNGWGEAPGNIMTVERNGKKYIVIPGILFGNVFIGPEPQRGWEADVEKLYHSTVVAPPHQYLAWYAWVNTVFNADAQVHIGRHATYEWLPRKQVALSSFDFSQICAGTKPSVYIYIVDGVGEGIQSKRRGYAVIVDHLTPPLKTTQLYGDLLDLRALIDTYSRTPDASPLKAEYLESIRNMVIKLNIAPEININPENFTEDDVERVDDYLVMLQQTLMPVGLHTFGLTWTDEEVALLAAAMYPQTEDHPVHHSRGL from the coding sequence ATCAACTATGAAAACCAGTTCAAACTCCTTCTCAAGAACTTCACGGTGATGAATGGAGGGACCTGGCCCTCAGCATGGGAACCATCAGCACCCGTAACTCTCCCTGCAGAGATGCTCTACAGGGACGGCAGGGTCTTCACCAGCCTCGCAGAGTACCTTGCAGCATACCCCCTTAACCCATCAAGGCCCACCATTGGAATCGCGGGACTTGACAGCGTACTCCTCTTAGGGGACATGGCCCACTTTGACAGCATAATAGCAAAACTCACTGCACGTGGAATGAATGTCATACCCGTGGTGGGTGCCTATTCAGGTGTTAACGGGACACAGCCACTCAACATCTACTCAGCCATGGTCAAGTTCTTCACCTACGACCCGGCAGACCCATCAAGGGTTGTCACCGCAGCAGAATACGAGGCAAACCGTGATTACTACAGGTACAGGATAGATGCCCTTGTAAGCTTCACAACATTCACCCTTGGCTCAGGATTCGTCAATCAGACCGCTGCTCTACTTGAGAAGATGAATGTGCCTGTCTTCAGGGCCATGATATCAACCAAGAGGGAGGAGGGTGAATGGCTGCTCTCGGATGACGGGCTGCTCTGGAGCGACACCTACTACCAGATAGCGATACCCGAGACACAGGGGATCATTGAACCCATCTTCGTCGCAGCACCCGCAAAGAGCATTGACCCGGTAACAGGGGTTGAAATCGTCGCATACACTCCGATAGAGGAGCAGATGGATTACCTTGCAGACAGGATCGGTAACTGGGTCAGGCTGAAGTACCTCACCAACTCTGAGAAGAAGATAGCACTCATATACTACAACTATCCACCGGGAAAGGGTAACATAGGTGCAAGCTACCTCAACGTCCCGGAGACTATAGTTGAAATCCTTAAGGCATTGCAGAGTGCAGGGTACAGTGTTTCAGGGTTCCCTTCAACGGCTGATGACCTTGTCAGGCTCCTGGTTGAGAGGGGCATCAACGTTGCCATCTGGGCACCCGGCGAACTTGAAAGGCTTGCAGATGAACCCCAGATCATACTCTGGGACGCTGATGAGTACTATGCATGGTTCCAGACCCTCAACCCGGTTGCCCGTAAACAGGTAATCGAGGGACCCGTGGGCTACATTGAAGAGATGGTCAGACTTGCACTTGACTACATATCAAGTGACACGGCATACACCGCAGCCATCAAAACCATCGATAAATGGACCCCAGAGATGATATCCCTTGCAAACAGTTACCCTGAAAAGGCACAGCAGGCAGTTAGACTGATAGGAAATATGACAGAAGCACTTAAAGCAGTTTTGGAGAATGCAAAGACTGGTAAGAGCACTGAAGCATCATGGAACCTTTTCTATCAGTTTAAGAATGAATTCCAGAGCCTTTCAGTCCCTGGATTCAACGGATGGGGCGAGGCACCGGGAAACATCATGACTGTTGAAAGGAACGGTAAGAAGTACATCGTAATTCCAGGTATACTCTTTGGCAACGTCTTCATAGGACCGGAGCCCCAGCGTGGCTGGGAGGCGGATGTTGAGAAGCTCTACCACAGCACGGTCGTTGCACCACCACACCAGTACCTTGCATGGTACGCATGGGTTAACACGGTCTTCAATGCCGATGCACAGGTCCACATTGGAAGACACGCAACCTACGAGTGGCTCCCAAGGAAACAGGTAGCCCTGAGCAGCTTTGACTTCTCACAGATATGTGCCGGTACAAAGCCCTCAGTATACATATACATCGTGGACGGTGTGGGTGAGGGCATACAGTCCAAGAGAAGGGGATACGCCGTTATAGTTGACCATCTAACACCACCACTTAAGACAACCCAGCTCTACGGTGACCTCCTCGATCTCAGGGCACTTATAGACACCTACTCAAGAACACCGGATGCAAGCCCCCTTAAGGCTGAGTACCTTGAGTCCATAAGGAACATGGTTATAAAGCTAAACATCGCCCCGGAGATCAACATAAACCCTGAAAACTTCACAGAGGACGACGTTGAAAGGGTTGATGACTACCTTGTGATGCTCCAGCAGACCCTCATGCCTGTCGGGCTCCACACATTCGGCCTTACCTGGACCGATGAAGAGGTGGCTCTACTTGCAGCAGCCATGTATCCGCAGACGGAGGACCATCCAGTCCATCACTCCAGAGGCTTATAG
- a CDS encoding nicotianamine synthase family protein yields MSVVEVEPELAELAGRVIEKLGLEGDVRVINGDETAIRDLEFDIVLVAALAEPKERVFRNIHRYVDGDTRVIYRTYTGMRAILYSPVGDEDVRGFRRAGIVLPSGKVNNTSVLVFKSPD; encoded by the coding sequence GTGTCGGTTGTTGAAGTTGAACCCGAACTGGCGGAACTTGCAGGAAGGGTCATAGAGAAACTTGGACTTGAAGGGGATGTTAGGGTAATCAACGGTGATGAGACAGCAATAAGGGACCTTGAATTCGACATAGTGCTTGTGGCGGCCCTTGCAGAGCCAAAGGAGAGGGTTTTCAGGAACATCCACCGCTATGTTGATGGGGATACAAGGGTCATTTACAGGACCTACACCGGGATGAGGGCCATACTCTACTCACCTGTAGGTGATGAGGATGTAAGGGGTTTCAGGAGGGCAGGCATTGTTCTACCATCGGGTAAGGTTAACAATACATCTGTACTTGTATTCAAATCCCCTGATTAG
- a CDS encoding nicotianamine synthase family protein: MSCYIYWDRIRSIASRLEGMDYGIHGMNVEAVIPLLDEIEEIAHDESIDFESAKHILDDPGMNHALRVIRRFYVNLGMKLEIEKAEEVLASEDPWKTLGSFYFYPRYIELLKNEATLGRYREGERIVFIGGGPLPSQGFSWQVSMAWGCRLLKLNPNWRNLQEGS; the protein is encoded by the coding sequence ATGAGCTGTTACATCTACTGGGATAGGATCAGGTCGATAGCATCAAGACTTGAGGGTATGGATTATGGGATACATGGGATGAACGTTGAAGCCGTAATCCCCCTCCTTGATGAGATTGAGGAGATAGCCCATGATGAGTCCATTGACTTTGAATCTGCAAAGCACATCCTTGATGATCCCGGGATGAATCATGCCCTCAGGGTAATAAGGAGATTCTACGTCAACCTCGGGATGAAACTTGAAATTGAAAAGGCTGAGGAGGTCCTTGCCTCAGAGGACCCGTGGAAGACGCTAGGGTCGTTCTACTTTTACCCTCGCTACATCGAGCTCCTTAAAAATGAGGCAACCCTTGGCAGGTACAGGGAGGGTGAAAGAATAGTCTTTATTGGGGGAGGGCCCCTCCCCTCACAGGGATTCTCCTGGCAAGTGTCCATGGCATGGGGGTGTCGGTTGTTGAAGTTGAACCCGAACTGGCGGAACTTGCAGGAAGGGTCATAG
- the rrp42 gene encoding exosome complex protein Rrp42, with the protein MNIIPEITRKSITNLINNKERADGRSLHEFRDISIETGVISKAEGSSRVKLGNTQIIVGVKPQIREPFPDTPQMGVILTNSELLPMASPTFEPGPPDERSVELSRVVDRCIRESQMIDLEKLCIVEGSKVWMLFLDLHIIDYDGNLFDAAVLATVAALLDARIPTARVEDGEVVIDTEEMQPLPITRKALMCTFAKIGNEIILDPCLEEEDILTARLSIGVTAEGNICAMQKGGEGPLTRDDVLRAVSIAREKVPQLIEYLENSMSP; encoded by the coding sequence ATGAATATAATACCCGAAATAACAAGGAAAAGCATAACCAACCTTATAAACAATAAGGAGAGGGCTGATGGAAGGTCACTTCATGAATTCAGGGACATATCCATTGAAACAGGCGTCATATCAAAGGCAGAGGGGTCTTCAAGGGTTAAACTGGGCAACACACAGATAATAGTTGGTGTGAAGCCCCAGATCAGAGAGCCCTTCCCTGACACCCCCCAGATGGGTGTTATACTCACAAATTCCGAGCTACTCCCCATGGCATCACCAACCTTTGAGCCGGGGCCACCCGATGAACGCTCGGTGGAACTCTCAAGGGTGGTTGACCGCTGCATAAGGGAGAGCCAGATGATAGACCTTGAGAAGCTCTGCATAGTTGAGGGTAGCAAGGTATGGATGCTGTTCCTTGATCTCCACATAATAGATTACGACGGCAACCTCTTTGACGCTGCCGTCCTTGCAACCGTGGCAGCCCTCCTTGATGCAAGAATACCCACAGCAAGGGTTGAGGACGGAGAGGTTGTCATTGACACCGAGGAAATGCAGCCGCTGCCCATCACAAGGAAGGCCCTCATGTGCACCTTTGCAAAGATCGGTAACGAGATAATCCTTGACCCCTGCCTTGAGGAGGAGGATATACTGACGGCAAGGCTATCCATAGGTGTAACCGCAGAGGGTAACATATGCGCCATGCAGAAGGGTGGTGAAGGCCCGCTGACACGCGATGATGTCCTCAGGGCGGTTTCAATTGCAAGGGAGAAGGTGCCCCAGCTCATAGAGTACCTTGAGAATTCCATGTCCCCCTGA
- a CDS encoding FmdE family protein: MRRQYFMVLMALLFAVALTGSASAVTPECEVGVNVTYEFADDNTRINPDINYISDENGEKLNFTKRFDPASNMTKITFQPPVVTETTRFTIKITAPGYKDILHHFTLSRNPYDNSDPNYYAHLSFKMNATDAYRLGREITKKADEILNFSSGNVLVITTAGIVKYRGDTSEDVIEGILNQARGIVTYGKGNLLMIRKTPVDPLDTFFILQKGNTLTGVFFKNASTTPVVIRTVNGKPIYTIDLLKNMTEANWNLLVSKYGEHAFPVASLANAWMQDAPADLLRAAAFHGHMCLGTISGYAMSLTLLKYYPPIMDITSPGSPGEITNYITIGVPGDSDDDSLLMFLDTTPGKGGSYSGFNTTATGADTNLVGFIRWNPKTLKGDLIIMKFDKEALRQQFQQETGKRTELEFNAWLISKLKQDPTSLVTIVRELTDLNVTHYYYLLGSASNTTVRDANGNVYNISAQRAHGLDMAYIDSLGLPNATRENNPLPQGTLTYEQIKKIGADAANLAKQLFLQEKGINLEKDDRDLVVLTSAGYSRLNGQDTSAAWDGIFDVLGSRLSRATLLPIHRPLWKPLWFTFVLRGYDGVTMDAVYIYYDPATGQLVASNASDGKYVNDIGPRTLNSTALTDKVSKVFAMDGWFNIQTIANAWRHDPPYDQILTFLFHDHACPGVSPGYIITEHIFNNYPLNENESYIYLGNTIYCKDDAIVYRLGVSPGQGTYFNLRLPSADTMSDDDDFGGSIEGILIIWDSVKKVGRAVIIGFQWPQFDVSDCTTDEAKREKQIAGFISLYKGETPSYMTAAPVVKIEAERYITESELQMILSGADGGSPLAFVKGIPADRTLADILPQVPVDGGNQGGIPGGVPGGLPGGSTGGVHGSTGTTGRTGGVSPGLSASVAAPAEVGAASESTEEPAPARAYEVENVTSSGSGSGSSAWYVYGIVGVLVAAGLVAFGFLRGGAGK, translated from the coding sequence ATGAGAAGACAGTATTTCATGGTTCTAATGGCTCTTCTCTTTGCTGTTGCACTGACGGGCTCTGCTTCAGCAGTAACGCCAGAATGTGAGGTGGGGGTGAATGTCACGTATGAATTCGCAGATGACAACACCCGCATCAATCCAGACATAAACTACATCAGTGATGAGAACGGTGAAAAGCTTAACTTCACAAAGAGGTTTGACCCGGCAAGCAACATGACAAAGATAACCTTCCAGCCCCCTGTGGTTACGGAAACAACCAGGTTCACAATAAAAATAACAGCCCCCGGCTACAAGGACATTTTACACCACTTCACACTATCCAGGAACCCCTACGATAACTCTGATCCGAACTACTATGCACACCTCTCATTCAAGATGAATGCAACCGACGCCTACAGGCTCGGAAGGGAAATAACAAAGAAGGCAGATGAGATCCTCAACTTCTCAAGTGGAAATGTCCTTGTAATCACAACAGCAGGCATTGTCAAGTACAGGGGCGACACATCAGAGGATGTGATTGAGGGCATACTGAATCAGGCACGAGGAATTGTCACCTATGGTAAGGGCAACCTCCTGATGATCAGGAAGACTCCCGTGGATCCCCTGGACACGTTCTTCATCCTCCAGAAGGGGAACACGTTAACTGGAGTGTTCTTCAAGAATGCAAGCACAACACCTGTTGTCATCAGAACAGTCAATGGGAAACCGATATACACCATCGACCTCTTAAAGAACATGACAGAGGCCAACTGGAACCTTCTTGTAAGTAAATACGGGGAACACGCATTCCCTGTTGCAAGCCTTGCCAATGCATGGATGCAGGATGCTCCAGCAGACCTCCTGAGGGCAGCGGCCTTCCACGGGCACATGTGCCTCGGTACCATAAGCGGTTACGCAATGAGCCTCACACTGCTCAAGTACTACCCACCGATCATGGACATCACATCACCGGGCTCTCCAGGTGAGATAACAAACTACATCACCATAGGTGTCCCGGGCGACTCAGACGATGACTCCCTGCTCATGTTCCTTGACACAACACCGGGTAAGGGAGGATCATACAGCGGTTTCAACACAACAGCCACAGGTGCGGACACAAACCTTGTTGGATTCATCAGATGGAACCCAAAAACCCTCAAGGGCGACCTTATAATCATGAAGTTCGACAAGGAAGCCCTGAGGCAGCAGTTCCAGCAGGAGACCGGTAAGAGGACAGAGCTTGAATTCAACGCATGGCTCATAAGTAAACTTAAACAGGACCCAACATCCCTCGTCACCATAGTAAGGGAACTTACCGACCTCAACGTAACCCACTACTACTATCTCCTTGGTTCAGCAAGCAACACAACAGTCAGGGATGCGAATGGAAATGTGTACAATATAAGCGCCCAGAGGGCCCATGGCCTTGACATGGCATACATTGACAGCCTGGGACTTCCAAATGCAACACGTGAAAACAATCCACTGCCACAGGGCACCCTGACCTACGAGCAGATAAAGAAGATCGGTGCTGATGCTGCAAACCTTGCTAAGCAGTTATTCCTTCAGGAAAAGGGTATAAACCTTGAGAAGGATGACAGGGACCTTGTTGTACTCACATCAGCAGGTTATTCAAGGCTCAACGGACAGGATACGAGCGCTGCATGGGATGGAATATTTGATGTTCTCGGATCAAGGCTCAGCAGGGCAACGCTCCTACCAATCCACAGGCCGCTCTGGAAGCCACTCTGGTTCACATTTGTACTCAGGGGCTATGATGGAGTTACAATGGATGCGGTGTACATCTACTATGACCCTGCAACAGGACAGCTAGTTGCAAGCAATGCATCAGACGGCAAATACGTGAACGACATTGGTCCAAGGACCCTTAACAGCACAGCGCTTACAGACAAGGTTTCAAAGGTCTTTGCAATGGATGGATGGTTCAATATCCAGACTATAGCAAACGCATGGAGACACGACCCGCCCTACGACCAGATACTCACATTCCTCTTCCATGACCATGCATGTCCAGGTGTATCACCGGGTTACATCATAACCGAGCACATATTCAACAACTACCCACTCAATGAGAACGAGAGCTACATCTACCTGGGTAACACCATCTACTGCAAGGACGATGCAATAGTCTACAGGCTGGGAGTCTCACCTGGACAGGGAACCTACTTCAACCTCAGGCTTCCAAGCGCAGATACCATGTCCGATGACGATGACTTTGGAGGTTCAATTGAAGGTATCCTGATCATCTGGGACAGTGTCAAAAAGGTTGGAAGGGCTGTTATCATCGGCTTCCAGTGGCCGCAGTTTGATGTGAGTGACTGCACAACCGATGAGGCCAAAAGAGAAAAACAGATAGCAGGTTTCATAAGCCTCTACAAGGGTGAAACACCATCTTACATGACAGCAGCCCCAGTCGTGAAAATAGAGGCAGAGAGATACATAACCGAATCTGAACTTCAGATGATACTTTCAGGTGCAGATGGTGGCAGTCCACTTGCCTTTGTTAAGGGCATACCTGCAGACAGGACACTTGCAGACATTCTACCTCAGGTACCTGTGGATGGCGGCAACCAGGGCGGAATTCCTGGCGGAGTTCCAGGAGGCCTTCCAGGTGGTTCAACCGGCGGTGTCCATGGGTCAACCGGAACTACAGGAAGGACAGGCGGTGTTTCACCTGGCCTTTCAGCAAGCGTGGCAGCACCTGCAGAGGTTGGCGCTGCTTCAGAATCCACAGAGGAACCAGCCCCTGCCAGGGCCTATGAGGTTGAAAACGTAACCTCCTCAGGTAGCGGCAGCGGTTCATCAGCATGGTACGTCTACGGTATCGTCGGGGTTCTTGTTGCAGCAGGTCTCGTGGCATTCGGATTCCTGAGAGGCGGAGCAGGAAAATAA
- a CDS encoding cobaltochelatase subunit CobN gives MGMDFDKLTAIQAEEVNNRTVDWILQIIRGRAPETLTDDAQIIELLNRAKGYAYLINQSFGSEMNSLLDALNGGFITPRSGNDPIRKPHGTSNRQ, from the coding sequence ATGGGCATGGACTTCGATAAACTCACGGCGATCCAGGCAGAAGAGGTTAACAACAGGACAGTGGACTGGATACTCCAGATAATAAGGGGAAGAGCACCGGAGACCCTAACAGACGATGCACAGATAATAGAACTCCTTAACAGGGCAAAGGGATACGCTTACCTTATAAATCAGAGCTTCGGTTCAGAGATGAACTCGCTTCTCGATGCCCTTAACGGGGGGTTCATAACACCACGTTCAGGTAACGACCCCATCAGGAAACCCCATGGCACTTCCAACAGGCAGTAA
- a CDS encoding DNA-directed RNA polymerase subunit P, translated as MYRCAQCGTLIDPKKYMENKCPRCRYRILFKEVPPVKRTIRAR; from the coding sequence TTGTATAGATGCGCCCAGTGCGGAACCCTGATAGACCCCAAAAAGTACATGGAGAACAAGTGCCCGCGCTGCAGGTACAGGATCCTCTTCAAGGAGGTGCCTCCTGTTAAGAGGACCATAAGGGCACGGTAG
- a CDS encoding Brix domain-containing protein — translation MLLTTSRKPSQRTRSFAQRLARILGWTYINRGKMNLREVLIDAGGPAAILFERHGNPARITFLDERGHELGYILFNASFDLKPVSLRGAARSARSCPDDLHTICRLMGLEHDPSVREGAWDIRPAGDYRGVMELIDSEGRPSGFKLIIKDIRMGE, via the coding sequence ATGCTTCTTACAACCTCAAGGAAGCCATCCCAGCGCACAAGGTCCTTTGCCCAGAGGCTTGCAAGGATCCTCGGATGGACCTACATAAACAGGGGGAAGATGAACCTGCGCGAGGTCCTCATCGATGCAGGGGGTCCTGCCGCAATCCTCTTTGAGAGACATGGTAACCCTGCAAGGATAACATTCCTTGATGAAAGGGGCCATGAACTGGGTTACATCCTCTTCAACGCTTCCTTTGACCTTAAACCCGTCAGTCTCAGGGGCGCTGCCAGAAGTGCAAGGTCCTGTCCTGATGATCTCCACACAATCTGCCGGCTCATGGGCCTTGAACATGACCCGTCGGTTAGGGAGGGTGCATGGGATATAAGGCCTGCCGGTGATTACAGGGGTGTGATGGAACTCATTGATTCGGAGGGCAGGCCCTCTGGCTTTAAACTTATCATAAAGGATATCAGGATGGGTGAGTGA
- the rrp41 gene encoding exosome complex exonuclease Rrp41, translating into MVHIITQDQSKTPSGVREDGRAFDELRPIKIEAGILERADGSSYMEFGGNKILVAVYGPREAQIRKLQRPDRAVIRCRYNMAPFSVDERKRPGPDRRSVEISKITAEALRPALLLEKFPRSVIDVFIEVLEAEGGTRCAGITAASVALADAGIPMRDMVAACAAGKIDDQVVLDPSEKEDKEGQADVPVAILARSKEITLLQSDGNLSEDEFERALDLAVEGCLRIHEVQKEALRKRYGE; encoded by the coding sequence GTGGTTCATATCATCACACAGGATCAATCAAAAACCCCTTCCGGTGTAAGGGAGGATGGAAGGGCCTTCGATGAACTCAGACCCATTAAAATCGAGGCAGGAATCCTTGAAAGGGCTGATGGTTCATCTTACATGGAATTTGGTGGTAACAAAATACTGGTAGCAGTCTATGGGCCAAGGGAAGCCCAGATAAGGAAACTGCAGCGACCCGACAGGGCTGTGATAAGGTGCAGATACAACATGGCACCCTTCTCTGTTGATGAGAGGAAGAGACCCGGCCCTGACAGGAGGTCCGTTGAAATCTCTAAGATAACTGCAGAGGCACTCAGGCCCGCACTGCTCCTTGAAAAATTCCCCAGATCAGTTATAGACGTCTTCATAGAGGTCCTTGAGGCAGAGGGAGGTACAAGGTGTGCGGGTATAACAGCAGCATCGGTGGCCCTTGCAGATGCAGGCATACCCATGAGGGACATGGTCGCTGCCTGCGCCGCGGGTAAGATAGATGACCAGGTAGTCCTTGACCCCTCTGAGAAGGAGGATAAGGAGGGCCAGGCAGACGTCCCCGTGGCCATACTTGCCAGGTCAAAGGAGATAACACTGCTCCAGAGCGATGGAAACCTCTCTGAGGATGAATTCGAAAGGGCCCTTGACCTTGCAGTTGAAGGTTGCCTCAGGATACATGAAGTGCAGAAAGAGGCCCTGAGAAAGAGGTATGGTGAGTAA
- a CDS encoding KEOPS complex subunit Pcc1, producing MTLALRSIQGEIEVSTGDPETALVIYRAVKPEVEDSPSERSSMSIDLDDDLITISISATDSASFRAALNSSIRWVKLSMEMIDTLKSLDLSD from the coding sequence GTGACCTTGGCATTGAGGAGCATCCAGGGTGAAATCGAAGTTTCCACAGGGGACCCTGAGACGGCCCTTGTTATTTACAGGGCGGTTAAACCTGAAGTTGAGGATTCACCCTCTGAAAGGTCCTCAATGTCCATTGACCTTGATGATGACCTGATAACCATAAGTATAAGCGCCACTGATTCGGCGTCATTCAGGGCGGCCCTTAACTCATCAATCCGATGGGTTAAACTGTCCATGGAGATGATTGATACACTTAAATCCCTGGATTTATCCGATTAA